The following proteins come from a genomic window of Salvia hispanica cultivar TCC Black 2014 chromosome 4, UniMelb_Shisp_WGS_1.0, whole genome shotgun sequence:
- the LOC125221390 gene encoding LOB domain-containing protein 19 has product MSCVVEGGGGGPCGACKFLRRKCVKGCVFAPYFDSDQGAAHFAAVHRVFGASNASKLLLRIPPHCRLDAVVTLCYEALARVRDPVYGCVAHIFTLQQQVVNLQAELAHTQARITTLQHTPSSLPVLNSSMVETSPSSLGMLSFCSSVDQEVEDDGDLQSLAREYVSRYFPGVRFMPPTPH; this is encoded by the exons aTGAGCTGCGTGGTTGAGGGAGGTGGTGGTGGGCCTTGTGGAGCGTGCAAGTTCCTTCGACGCAAGTGCGTAAAAGGCTGCGTATTTGCACCGTATTTCGACTCCGATCAAGGCGCCGCCCACTTCGCCGCCGTGCACAGGGTCTTCGGGGCTAGCAACGCCTCCAAATTGCTGCTGCGAATTCCGCCGCACTGCCGCCTCGACGCCGTCGTCACGCTCTGCTACGAGGCCCTCGCTAGGGTTAGGGATCCCGTTTACGGCTGCGTCGCTCACATCTTCACTCTTCAGCAGCag GTTGTGAATCTCCAAGCCGAATTGGCGCACACTCAAGCTCGCATCACGACACTTCAGCACACTCCATCGTCGCTTCCGGTGCTTAATTCCTCCATGGTGGAGACCTCGCCGTCGTCGTTGGGGATGTTGAGTTTTTGCAGCTCAGTTGATCAAGAAGTTGAAGATGATGGTGACCTCCAATCACTAGCTCGAGAATACGTTTCCAGATACTTCCCAGGAGTTAGATTTATGCCTCCAACTCCACACTAA
- the LOC125223181 gene encoding AT-hook motif nuclear-localized protein 1-like has product MDSEKAMVSGVTVIGHGAPSTYHVAPRMESSEFGTSQMTPPVMNAAGSERKKRGRPRKYKPDESPSGAFSSVQVSSSAPPTAGKAYGEDVKPGALVRATTSEKKHKSKIGTEKLDDWIECSTGSSFLPHVITVNAGEDISLKIMEFSRQGPRAVCIISGSGRVSNVTLRHPNSSGGILTYEGLFEILSFSGSFTPTEMPDKYGRSGMMTITLSGADGRVVGGLVSGLTVAATPVKIVVASYLVGSSHELKPKKQQYTVNASVPGGAPLSNQDKNISGTIQGPSCSSSADHPTGWAAIQTAEKSRSSTADINISLQG; this is encoded by the exons ATGGATTCGGAGAAAGCAATGGTTTCTGGAGTGACAGTTATCGGGCATGGAGCTCCATCCACATACCATGTAGCTCCAAGGATGGAGAGTTCTGAATTTGGAACTTCTCAAATGACTCCACCAGTGATGAATGCAGCAGGCTcggagaggaagaagagaggcCGGCCGAGGAAGTATAAGCCGGACGAATCACCAAGCGGAGCTTTTTCTTCTGTGCAGGTATCATCGTCTGCTCCACCTACTGCTGGCAAGGCCTATGGGGAGGATGTTAAGCCAGGTGCCCTGGTCCGGGCCACCACTTCCGAGAAGAAGCATAAGAGTAAAATCGGAACAGAAAAATTAG ATGACTGGATTGAATGTTCAACTGGCTCAAGTTTTTTACCACATGTGATCACTGTGAATGCTGGCGAG GATATCTCATTGAAGATAATGGAGTTCTCTCGACAAGGGCCGCGGGCTGTGTGCATAATATCTGGCAGTGGGAGAGTGTCAAATGTGACACTTCGACATCCAAATTCCTCTGGTGGAATCTTGACTTATGAG GGTCTTTTTGAAATCCTTTCCTTTTCTGGATCCTTCACACCAACGGAGATGCCAGACAAATACGGAAGATCCGGTATGATGACCATAACCTTGTCTGGAGCTGATGGTCGTGTCGTGGGAGGTTTGGTTTCTGGATTGACAGTTGCTGCCACTCCAGTAAAG aTTGTTGTTGCAAGTTACCTAGTGGGAAGTTCCCATGAGCTCAAACCTAAGAAGCAGCAGTACACAGTTAATGCATCGGTTCCGGGTGGCGCCCCTTTGTCGAACCAGGACAAGAATATCTCCGGCACCATCCAAGGGCCTAGCTGCTCCAGCTCTGCTGACCACCCCACTGGCTGGGCAGCAATTCAGACTGCAGAAAAGTCGAGGAGTTCCACGGCCGACATCAATATATCACTGCAGGGATAG
- the LOC125222513 gene encoding protein DOWNY MILDEW RESISTANCE 6, with product METKVISGVEFSSLPSSYIRPESDRPRLSEVSECNDVPVIDLGCKDRGLLVKQIGDACREYGFFQVINHGVSKELVDSMVKVAHEFFSLSVEEKMKLYSDDPSKTMRLSTSFNVRKETVHNWRDYLRLHCYPLEKYAPEWPSNPSSFKDIVSAYCIEVRALGFRLQEAISESLGLQKDILKDVLGEQGQHMAINYYPACPAPDLTYGLPAHTDPNALTILLQDLQVSGLQVLKDGKWLAIKPQPDAFVINLGDQIQALSNGKYRSVWHRAVVNANRARLSVASFLCPCDSANISAPKELTTGNDQAVYTDFTYAEYYKKFWSRNLDQEHCLELFKN from the exons ATGGAAACAAAGGTCATTAGTGGAGTCGAGTTCTCAAGCCTCCCTAGTAGCTACATCCGCCCTGAATCCGATAGACCGAGACTATCTGAAGTTTCAGAGTGCAATGATGTTCCTGTCATCGATTTGGGTTGTAAAGATCGTGGCTTGTTAGTGAAACAAATCGGTGATGCATGTCGAGAATACGGTTTCTTTCAG GTGATCAATCATGGTGTATCGAAAGAATTAGTGGATAGTATGGTGAAGGTGGCTCATGAATTCTTCAGTTTATCCGTggaggagaagatgaagttgtacTCAGACGACCCTTCCAAGACTATGCGACTCTCAACGAGTTTCAACGTGAGGAAGGAGACTGTTCACAATTGGAGGGACTATCTTCGGCTCCATTGTTATCCCTTGGAGAAATATGCGCCCGAATGGCCTTCTAATCCCTCTTCTTTCAA GGATATTGTAAGCGCGTACTGCATAGAAGTTCGAGCCCTCGGGTTCAGACTGCAAGAAGCCATATCTGAGAGCCTAGGCTTGCAGAAAGACATTCTAAAGGATGTATTGGGAGAACAAGGGCAACACATGGCCATCAACTATTATCCTGCTTGCCCCGCACCTGATCTCACGTATGGACTACCTGCACATACGGATCCAAACGCTCTCACCATTCTGCTCCAAGATCTGCAAGTGTCTGGCCTTCAAGTTCTTAAGGATGGTAAATGGTTAGCAATAAAACCCCAGCCTGATGCCTTCGTCATTAATCTTGGTGACCAAATTCAG GCTTTAAGCAATGGGAAGTATAGAAGTGTTTGGCACCGAGCTGTTGTAAATGCAAATAGAGCTAGACTGTCAGTTGCTTCGTTCCTCTGCCCGTGTGATTCAGCCAACATAAGCGCTCCAAAGGAACTGACAACAGGAAATGATCAAGCTGTCTACACAGATTTCACATATGCTGAGTATTACAAGAAGTTCTGGAGCCGGAACCTGGACCAGGAGCACTGTTTGGAACTATTCAAGAATTAG